The stretch of DNA AGTAAAGCCGATGTGCTTTATTTAAGTCAAACTCCGCCAATACAAGGGATTGTCAGATCTAGAGAAAATAAGGGAATCGATCCCTTAGATAAGTCAACTTATGCAGAATGGGTAAAACGACTTAATATTATCTTTGTTTCTTTTTTAGAAGCTAGACCTTATTATTATCAAATAAGATATTTAGATCAAAATGGCAATGAGCTAGTTAGAGTGAATTCTAGGTCTGGTGCAGTAGAAGTTGTTCGAGGTTCTCAACTCCAAAATAAATTGAACACTGAATACTTTAGAGAGGCTATGAAATTAAAGCGCCAAGAAGTGTATGTTTCGGAAATTAATTTGAATCGAGAAAATGGGAAAATCGAAACTCCCTACATACCAGTTATGAGATTTATCACTCCTATTTATAATACTAAGGGACAAAAAAGAGGTCTTGTAGTTGCCAATATTTTAGCCAACAATTTATTCCAAAATGGCGAAAATGACTATTTAAAAGATAATTTCCAACAACAATTTTTCGTGGTCAATCGAAATGGATATTATTTGTATCATCCAGAAGAAAGTAAAACTTGGGGATTTGAGATAAATAAAGATACAAATCTGAAACGAGACTATTCTCCTGAAGTGACTGACGAAGTTTTATCTGGAGAGAATGGCTTAACTGACAAAACAACAAACTCTTTAATTAACTATCAAACGTTTTTACCCGATCAAAAAAACCAAGATAGTGCTTTTACGTTGATTTATGAAACTCCTAAAAAAGCAGTTTACTCTTCTATTGAAAGCTTTAAGCTATTTGCTTTGATAGTATCAATTTTATCGCTATTAATTGGTTTGTTTGTTGGTATTTTAATTCTGCGTGGCTTGGTTAAATCAATTCAAGAAATGGTCGGAACTGTTTCGTCTTTTTCTAATCAGCTTTCATCCACAGTTGTCCAACAAGAAAGAATGGCAAGTCAACAATCAACTTCAGTGCAACAAACTACAGCAACTATGGATGAATTGAGTGTTTCTTCTCGTCAGTCAGCAGAACAAGCGGAAACAGCTGCGTTTGGTGCTCAGGAAAGTTTGCAAAGAGTTGAACAAGGAACTAAAGCAGTGGCAAAAGTTTTAGAAGAAATGAATAATTTGAAGGAAAGAGTCGAAGAAATTGCCGGAAATGCTCTTCATTTAGGAGAACAAACAAATCAAATTGGCAATGTCTCTGATGTGGTGATTTCTTTAGCAAATCAAACTAATATGTTAGCTTTAAATGCTGCGATCGAAGCAGTCAGAGCCGGAGAACATGGTAAAGGTTTTTCTGTAGTTGCTGCGGAAATTCGTAAGTTAGCAGATGAAAGCGGGAAGTCTGCTCAACAAATTACTACTTTAGTGAAGGAAATTCAAACAGCAATTCATATAATGGTTGGAGTAACTGAAGCTGGAACGAGAAATGTTGATTTAGGTGTGCAAATTTCTCACGATATGGCGAAAATTTTCGCTGATATTGCTCAATCAGTAGAAAAGATTGTTGATAATAGTCAGGCGATCGCACTAACTTACAAACAACAAGCGATCGCTACTCAGCAAGTCACAGAAGCAATGAATCACCTGACTCAAGGTGCAAACGAAACCGCAAAGGGTATTTCCCAAACAAAACAAGGTACTCAAGAACTCAACCAAGTTGTTTTTAAATTAAGTGAAACAATCTAATCATTTCATCCCAGCTAGGTACTTTGTTGCGCTTGAGTGCTGTCAATAAAGTGCTTAGGGGTATTGCGTTTAGATTTATTAACGTATATAATAACGGATGTTCGATATAAATAGAATCTTTCTGTTAATTAACAAAAACCCTGGATTAATTTATAGTGTTTTATGCCAAAAATTGTTGACCACGAACTGTATCGTAGAGAACTCCTAGAAAAGTGCTTTGATTTATTTGCGGAAAAGGGTTATGGCTCGATAACGATGCGACAAATTGCCGATGGGTTAGGAGTATCAACTGGGACTTTGTACCATTATTTTCCCAGTAAAAAAGCTTTATTTGAGCAGTTAGTGGAAGAAATAAATCGGCAAGATTTGTTAAAAGTAGCGGCTGAATTGGAAGGAACTCAAACGTTGCAAGAACGGATTGAAGCTTGTGGCAGATTTTTGAAAAAAAATGAAGATTATTTTATTAAACAAACTTTTATTATGATAGATTTTTGTCAAAATAATGAGCCACAAGAAGTTAAGGGTAATACAGTATTTAAACTAACTATTGAGCGTTCATTACAAGCAATTTGTGAATATTTAGGTTTCCAAGATCGAGCTTTAGCTGCTTTTATTATGACTCATATTGATGGGTTGTTACTACATAAAATCTGGGTAAATGAAGAAGTTTCAATTAGCGAACAATTTGCTTTATTGGGTGAAATGATTACGGCTTATTTAGAAAAAATTTATTTGCAGAAAAATGAGGTGAAACGATGAGTTTAAACTTGCCTTCCAAACAAACAAATCAGTGGTTGATTGGAGTAATAGCTGCTGCTACTGCGGCGACTGGGGGAATAATTTATTATGCAATTTCTCAGTCTGGTGTTATTAGCCAACCTGCTCCGGCTCCGAGTGTGGTAACGGCTCCAGTTGTGAAAAAAGTCACAGCTTTAGGAAGATTAGAACCAGAAGCGGAAATAATTAAGTTGTCTGCACCTTTGTCTTTAGATGGCGATCGCATTGGTGAATTATTGGTGAAAGAAGGCGATCGCGTTCAAGCCGGACAAGTAATAGCGATTTTGGATTCGAGATCGCGGTTACAAACTGCTTTGCAACAAGCACAAGAACAAGTAAAAGTTGCTCAAGCGAAATTAGCACAAGTAAAAGCTGGTGCAAAAAGTGGCGAAATTCAAGCACAACAAGCAACTGTCGAACGTTTACAAGCACAATTAGCAGGAGATCGATCGGCGCAATTGCAAGCGATGGCTCGTGTTGAAGCGCAGTGGTCTGGGGAAAAATTAGCGCAAGCAGCTACTATTAGAAAATTAGAAGCAGAACTCAACAATGCGGAAGCTGAATTACGCCGCTATCAAAAGTTATTTTCCCAAGGTGCTATTTCTAATTCCTTGTTTGATAGTAAGCGTTTAAGTGTGGAAACTACTCGCCAAGAATTGAATGAAGCGAGGGCAAATTTAGAGAAAATTAACACTACAACTATTAAGCAATTACAAGAAGCAAAAGTAATTCTTGAACGAATTAATTCTACTGGTAGCAAGCAAATTCGAGAAGCACAAGCTACACTAACCAGAATTGCGGAAGTGCGTCCAGTGGATGTCCAAGCAGCGCAAAGCGAAGTTGATAATGCGATCGCATCTGTGAAACGATCGCAAACAGATTTAAATTTGGCTTATATTCGCGCTCCCATCGCAGGTGTAATTTTGAAAGTTCATACAAGACCGGGAGAAAAAATATCTAGTTCAGGAATTGTCGAATTAGCACAAACCGATCGAATGATGGCGATCGCTGAAGTTTATCAAACTGATATTGGTAAAGTAAAAATTGGACAAAAAGCCACAGTAACCAGTCAAGCTTTTTCCGGTGAACTTACAGGAATTGTTGACAGAGTTGGCTTACAAGTCGAACGCCAAAATGTTTTTAGTAATCAACCCGGAGAAAATTTAGATCGTCGAGTAGTCGAAGTTAAAATTCGTCTAAATCCAGAAGATAGCAAGCAAGTTGCAGGTTTAACAAATTTGCAAGTACAAACAGCAATTGAACAATAAATTACCGCTGGCTTTTTTATAACGGATGACCAATATAAAATTTTCTGGAGTTCATCAAAAATGCTGCAACTAACATATCTAACTTTGTGTATTTTGGGTACAATTCTCCCTTACAGCCAATTCATACCGTTTTTAATGGAGCATGGGTTTGATTTTCAGCTATTTTATGAGGAACTATTTATCAATCGAATTTCGAGTTTTTTTGCAATGGATTTAATAGTTACCTCTGTAATTCTTTGGATATTTATATTTGTTGAAGGTAGAAGGCTAGAAATGAAAAACCTGTGGATTTACATTGTTAGCAATTTATTAGTTGGAGTTTCCTTAGCCTTACCCTTATTTCTCCTAATGCGAGAAAGAAAACAACAAAAAACCATAAATATCGACTTAGTTTCCAATCCTTAGTCCCCAATACCCAATCCCCAAACATCTATGTTTCCCAAATTATTTCGCAAAACTCCGTTAGCATGGCGACAGTTAATGAAAGAAAAAGTCCGTTTAGCCGTTGCAGTTGCAGGTATTGGCTTTGCGGATATGCTGATATTTATTCAAATGGGATTTGAAGGCGCATTATTTAATGCAGCAGTTAAACCCCATCGCAATCTTCAGGCTGATTTAGTATTAATTAATCCCCAATTTCAAACGCTGTTTTCTGTGAAGAGTTTTTCCAGAGAAAGACTATATCAAACCTTAGCTTATGACGGAGTAAAATCTGTCAGTTATGTTTACATTTCTACTGGACAATGGCGCAATCCTGAAACTCGTTTAGATCGAGCAATTTTAGTTTGGGGAATCGATCCAGCGTCTCCAGCATTTAGTTTTCCTGAAGTGCAGCAAAATCTCGATAGTTTAAAACAATTAAATAATGTGTTGTTCGATCGCGCAGGTCGCCCGGAATATGGAGTAGTCGAAACTTTTGCTAAAACAGGTACTTTTGCTACCGAATTAAATGATAAAGCAATTCAAGTATCTAATTTATTTACTAATGGGGCATCTTTTGCTGCTGATGGAAATGTAATTGCTAGTGATTCTACATTTTTGAATTTATTTCCTAGTCGCAAACCAGAAGACATCGAAGTTGGATTAATTCACTTAAAACCAGAAGCTAATGTAACCCAAGTACAAGCACAATTAAAAGCAGGTTTACCTAACGATGTTTTAGTGCTGACTCCCGAAGAATTTGCCCAAATTGAGAAAACTTATTGGGCAAATGGTACAGGAATTGGCTTTATTTTTGGGCTGGGTGTAGGCGTAGGATTTATTGTCGGAATTGTGATTGTTTACCAAATTCTTTATTCTGATGTTTCCGATCACTTACCGGAGTATGCCACTTTAAAAGCAATGGGATACACCGATAACTATTTATTAACGGTGCTAATTCAAGAATCCTTAATTTTGGCAGTTTTGGGTTTTTTACCTGGATTTTTTCTTTCCTTTGGGCTGTATCAACTTGCTTATACTGCCACACTTTTACCAATTGAAATGACAATTGAGCGGGCTGGTACTGTGTTTTTGATGACAATTGTAATGTGTGTTGGTTCGGGTGCGATCGCCATGCGAAAACTCCGTTCTGCCGACCCTGCTGATGTATTTTAAAACTGAAAAAAATAACCATGCAAAACTTGACTCTAACCAATCAATCAGTGCAAGATATTACAACCACACCTGTAATTTCTGTGAACAACCTTAACCATTATTTTGGCAAAGGTTCCCTACGAAAACAAACATTATTTGATATTAACTTACAAATTAATGCAGGTGAAATTGTCATTTTAACTGGGCCATCAGGTTCAGGAAAAACTACCCTATTAACTCTTTTGGGCGGTTTACGTTCTGCGGAAGAAGGTAGCTTAAAAATCTTAGGTCAAGAAATGTGTGGCGCGAGTAAAAACCAATTAACTAAAGTGCGTCGCCAAATTGGATATATTTTCCAAGCTCATAATTTAATGAAATTTTTAAGTGTAAAAGAAAACGTGCGAATGTCTTTGGAATTGCACGATTCTATGTTAAAACAAGATATGGATGCGATCGTCAGCGCCATATTAGAAAAAGTTGGTTTAGGAGAAAGAATTAACTATTATCCCGAAAATTTGTCAGGGGGACAAAAGCAAAGAGTTGCGATCGCAAGAGCCTTAGTTAGTCATCCTAAAATAGTTTTAGCCGACGAACCTACCGCCGCCCTTGATAAAAAATCCGGGCGCGATGTCGTAGAATTAATGTATAAATTAGCCAAAGAACAAGGGATAACAATTTTATTAGTTACCCATGATAATCGGATTTTAGATATTGCCGATCGCATCCTTTATATGGAAGATGGTTGTTTAGTCAGCGACGGCATAGATGTAGCTACCAAAATGCACTGATTTAAGAAAGTTTTGAGTTTTCAGTTGTAGGGGCGGGTTTTTTCCAAATATTTTTTCTAAGTGACAAAAGTTATCTGCTAAACCCGCCCCTAAATGAATTTCCCCCATCTCCCCATCTCCCTACCTCTCTTCTGGCGGCAGAAAATCATAAAGAATTTCATCAGGTTCATCTTCGATGAAATCATCATCATCTTCAATATTTTGTTGAACTTCTGGAAACTTGCCTAAAGAATTTGTGGGCCGATTTTTGACTACCATAACCAATTCTGCTACTTGCCTTTTTAACATTGTTACCTCTACTTCCAAAACATTAAGCCGACTATCATCAGTGTTGGCATTTTCACCCAAATATCGCCCCAAAGCTTCATAAATAATTTTATTGGGTTCCGTCTTCCTTTCTTTCGCCAGAAGTTCTATTTTTGTTTGCCATTCTTGGGGAATTTTACAATTTATTTTAACTTTTTCTCCCATTATTCACCTTGCCGTTGTTTAGGTTTTTTATATTTTATAGTAATTAGGAAATGCGATCGCTCTTGAAGATTGCAAAAAAAAGCT from Phormidium ambiguum IAM M-71 encodes:
- a CDS encoding ABC exporter membrane fusion protein, with amino-acid sequence MSLNLPSKQTNQWLIGVIAAATAATGGIIYYAISQSGVISQPAPAPSVVTAPVVKKVTALGRLEPEAEIIKLSAPLSLDGDRIGELLVKEGDRVQAGQVIAILDSRSRLQTALQQAQEQVKVAQAKLAQVKAGAKSGEIQAQQATVERLQAQLAGDRSAQLQAMARVEAQWSGEKLAQAATIRKLEAELNNAEAELRRYQKLFSQGAISNSLFDSKRLSVETTRQELNEARANLEKINTTTIKQLQEAKVILERINSTGSKQIREAQATLTRIAEVRPVDVQAAQSEVDNAIASVKRSQTDLNLAYIRAPIAGVILKVHTRPGEKISSSGIVELAQTDRMMAIAEVYQTDIGKVKIGQKATVTSQAFSGELTGIVDRVGLQVERQNVFSNQPGENLDRRVVEVKIRLNPEDSKQVAGLTNLQVQTAIEQ
- a CDS encoding DevA family ABC transporter ATP-binding protein, whose translation is MQNLTLTNQSVQDITTTPVISVNNLNHYFGKGSLRKQTLFDINLQINAGEIVILTGPSGSGKTTLLTLLGGLRSAEEGSLKILGQEMCGASKNQLTKVRRQIGYIFQAHNLMKFLSVKENVRMSLELHDSMLKQDMDAIVSAILEKVGLGERINYYPENLSGGQKQRVAIARALVSHPKIVLADEPTAALDKKSGRDVVELMYKLAKEQGITILLVTHDNRILDIADRILYMEDGCLVSDGIDVATKMH
- a CDS encoding methyl-accepting chemotaxis protein; translated protein: MGTAFFNKFQNKLSLLLAIGLVVPTTIISIYSINSSSRELTSLVTGQMKLEGENSKKSINQLIDISKADVLYLSQTPPIQGIVRSRENKGIDPLDKSTYAEWVKRLNIIFVSFLEARPYYYQIRYLDQNGNELVRVNSRSGAVEVVRGSQLQNKLNTEYFREAMKLKRQEVYVSEINLNRENGKIETPYIPVMRFITPIYNTKGQKRGLVVANILANNLFQNGENDYLKDNFQQQFFVVNRNGYYLYHPEESKTWGFEINKDTNLKRDYSPEVTDEVLSGENGLTDKTTNSLINYQTFLPDQKNQDSAFTLIYETPKKAVYSSIESFKLFALIVSILSLLIGLFVGILILRGLVKSIQEMVGTVSSFSNQLSSTVVQQERMASQQSTSVQQTTATMDELSVSSRQSAEQAETAAFGAQESLQRVEQGTKAVAKVLEEMNNLKERVEEIAGNALHLGEQTNQIGNVSDVVISLANQTNMLALNAAIEAVRAGEHGKGFSVVAAEIRKLADESGKSAQQITTLVKEIQTAIHIMVGVTEAGTRNVDLGVQISHDMAKIFADIAQSVEKIVDNSQAIALTYKQQAIATQQVTEAMNHLTQGANETAKGISQTKQGTQELNQVVFKLSETI
- a CDS encoding TetR/AcrR family transcriptional regulator, which translates into the protein MPKIVDHELYRRELLEKCFDLFAEKGYGSITMRQIADGLGVSTGTLYHYFPSKKALFEQLVEEINRQDLLKVAAELEGTQTLQERIEACGRFLKKNEDYFIKQTFIMIDFCQNNEPQEVKGNTVFKLTIERSLQAICEYLGFQDRALAAFIMTHIDGLLLHKIWVNEEVSISEQFALLGEMITAYLEKIYLQKNEVKR
- a CDS encoding DUF2834 domain-containing protein, with translation MLQLTYLTLCILGTILPYSQFIPFLMEHGFDFQLFYEELFINRISSFFAMDLIVTSVILWIFIFVEGRRLEMKNLWIYIVSNLLVGVSLALPLFLLMRERKQQKTINIDLVSNP
- the devC gene encoding ABC transporter permease DevC; the protein is MFPKLFRKTPLAWRQLMKEKVRLAVAVAGIGFADMLIFIQMGFEGALFNAAVKPHRNLQADLVLINPQFQTLFSVKSFSRERLYQTLAYDGVKSVSYVYISTGQWRNPETRLDRAILVWGIDPASPAFSFPEVQQNLDSLKQLNNVLFDRAGRPEYGVVETFAKTGTFATELNDKAIQVSNLFTNGASFAADGNVIASDSTFLNLFPSRKPEDIEVGLIHLKPEANVTQVQAQLKAGLPNDVLVLTPEEFAQIEKTYWANGTGIGFIFGLGVGVGFIVGIVIVYQILYSDVSDHLPEYATLKAMGYTDNYLLTVLIQESLILAVLGFLPGFFLSFGLYQLAYTATLLPIEMTIERAGTVFLMTIVMCVGSGAIAMRKLRSADPADVF